A window of Rhinatrema bivittatum chromosome 2, aRhiBiv1.1, whole genome shotgun sequence contains these coding sequences:
- the LOC115084588 gene encoding uncharacterized protein LOC115084588: protein MYGGGGGGPPQKSNDTNLSISGRLAHCSIRPSHLATSGSTNHSMSTDIGLSSEFSKIQTNSDSIASVHRSTFKNPSEQSVPTRGQEKELKIPVTAYEMAKKGFCSSNSNSVGPYVGSDIHSAKHQTSYTPTAVGFETTVVSTPSATITHDNGHITNVTRHQLVVTPKDSHKRFAVQSTSTQCGPNYRCITYRIGSPSRPFRNTGPLVTQRIHYANQSPGTSSHTKCFTDLPSTSTGQKSHGLHRQSSCHVLHKQARRVRFVEPLQRNTPDSGMDNQTFHTFASYISPRSNQHQSRPSQQGVSPTRMGTPPRGSRHNLPEVGHSFRGPLRHRNQQEGTTVLLLKSQQTQTDTRCFPPIMDQTSHVRIPTDSTTEPNNTEMHTGPSRSHTDSPSMAETTMVLIPAQTLYRSSHSPWKQRRSSLSGRRHSSSPDARLLTPNGVLTERDLLTDMGLSTQVQDVLIASRKPSTRKNYYSKWHRYTNWCTTRQLNPRNCTPKFLMDYLYSLYDSGLATASIRVHLSAIAAFHLPVNGKSVSTHPLLSHFMIGLSHLRPPLSKPRIPWDLNVVLEQLMLPPFEPMEVAHMKYLTWKVVFLVAITSARRVSELQALVHYSPYLKLFQDRVVLRTHPSLLPKIVSAFHLNQDIVLPTFSLPPHQDERHQSLHTLDCKRALRTYLQRTSTITRPSQLFLTFNPNAPGLPVAKRTISAWIIHCIKFCYEKRNLSLASPPHAHQVRALSTSIAHLQQVTPLEICRAATWSSVHTFTEHYCIKQQLTDDTTFGRAVLNTIIH, encoded by the coding sequence atgtatggtggtggtggtggcggcccacCTCAGAAAAGCAATGATAcaaatctttccatatctggacgactggctcattgtaGCATCAGACCCAGTCACCTTGCAACATCAGGTTCAACAAACCATTCAATGTCTACAGACATTGGGCTTagtagtgaattttcaaaaatccaaactAACTCCGACTCAATCGCTTCAGTTCATCGGAGCACTTTTAAAAACCCCTCTGAGCAGAGCGTtcctaccagaggacaggagaaagaACTTAAGATCCCTGTTACTGCATACGAAATGGCAAAGAAAGGTTTCTGCTCGTCAAATTCTAACTCTGTTGGGCCATATGTCGGCAGCGATATACACAGTGCAAAACACCAGACTTCATATACGCCGACTGCAGTGGGGTTTGAAACAACAGTGGTCTCAACACCGTCAGCCACTATCACACATGATAACGGTCACATCACCAATGTTACTAGACATCAATTGGTGGTTACGCCCAAGGACTCTCACAAACGGTTCGCTGTTCAGAGTACCTCCACACAATGCGGtcctaactacagatgcatcacATATCGGATAGGGAGCCCATCTAGACCATTTAGAAACACAGGGCCGTTGGTCACCCAGCGAATCCACtatgcaaatcaatctcctggaacttcgagccatACGAAATGCTTTACAGACCTTCCGAGCACATCTACAGGGCAGAAGAGTCATggtctacacagacaatcaagttgccatgttttacataaacaagcaaggagggtcaggttcgtGGAACCTTTGCAAAGAAACACTCCAGATTCTGGAATGGACAACCAAACATTCCATACATTTGCAAGCTACATATCTCCCAGGAGTAATCAACACCAGAGCAGACCATCTCAGCAGGGTGtttcacccacacgaatgggCACTCCACCAAGAGGTAGCCGACACAATCTTCCAGAGGTGGGGCACTCCTTTCGTGGACCTCTTCGCCACAGAAACCAACAAGAAGGTACAACGGTTTTGCTCCTTAAAAGCCAGCAAACACAGACTGACACAAGATGCTTTCCTCCTATCATGGACCAAACATCTCATGTACGCATTCCCACCGATTCCACTACTGAACCGAACAATACAGAAATGCATACAGGACCGAGCAGATCTCATACTGATAGCCCCAgcatggccgagacaaccatggtactcATACCTGCTCAAACTCTCTATCGATCGTCACATTCCCCTTGGAAACAGAGAAgatcttctctctcaggaagacGGCACTCTTCTTCACCCGATGCACGACTTCTTACACCTAACGGCGTGTTGACTGAACGGGACTTACTAACGGACATGGGACTATCCACTCAAGTCCAGGACGTATTGATAGCGTCCAGAAAACCCTCCACTCGAAAAAACTATTATTCGAAGTGGCACAGATATACTAACTGGTGTACGACTCGCCAGCTAAACCCCCGAAATTGTACACCAAAGTTTCTTATGGACTACCTGTATTCACTATATGATTCCGGCCTAGCCACGGCCTCTATtcgagttcatctcagtgcaattgcaGCTTTTCATTTACCTGTTAATGGAAAATCAGTATCCACACACCCGTTACTTTCTCACTTCATGATTGGATTATCTCATCTACGACCTCCATTATCAAAACCAAGAATTCCTTGGGATCTCAATGTAGTTTTGGAACAACTGATGTTGCCACCGTTTGAACCAATGGAGGTGGCGCATATGAAGTATCTAACCTGGAAAGTAGTCTTTCTAGTAGCAATTACATCAGCACGCAGAGTCAGCGAATTGCAAGCTTTGGTCCATTACTCGCCATACCTAAAGTTATTTCAGGACAGAGTGGTACTTCGTACACACCCTTCCCTTTTACCTAAAATTGTATCAGCTTTCCACCTAAATCAGGACATAGTTCTacctaccttttcgctgccaCCACATCAAGACGAGCGGCATCAATCGCTTCACACATtagactgcaagagggccttgcgTACTTACTTACAGCGAACAAGTACCATAACGAGACCATCCCAACTATTTCTCACCTTTAACCCGAATGCTCCAGGACTACCGGTAGCAAAACGCACCATATCCGCGTGGATAATCCACTGTATAAAATTCTGTTATGAGAAGAGGAATCTCTCCCTCGCTTCGCCCCCTCACGCACATCAAGTGCGAGCACTCTCCACATCCATTGCACATCTCCAGCAAGTAACACCACTGGAGATATGCAGAGCAGCAACTTGGTCTTCTGTACATACCTTCACGGAACACTACTGCATAAAGCAACAATTGACAGATGATACTACGTTTGGACGTGCAGTACTAAATACTATTATTCACTAG